The following are from one region of the Siniperca chuatsi isolate FFG_IHB_CAS linkage group LG21, ASM2008510v1, whole genome shotgun sequence genome:
- the LOC122869276 gene encoding uncharacterized protein LOC122869276, with protein sequence MCMCVCVCLLFWLHDSPPAADHRHTCLLSTHQSPQLIWLSHYTNARSSLYIVRPLRQVSSKAYSAKYLFCKCFFWPCVLSLSSALPEELSCAGDHSSCHCLDSCQPASPANFTSPVFNSSTMSVLHLGARPLTSYLLCDLGDPRDSRSDGSPRLSSYANYHYILVPLPTEPSARIHGSTAWPAQPSSTLAGQNQLTSSPLGAPQSTRPGRVHGAATNYAGSSVFPCRSVQ encoded by the exons atgtgtatgtgtgtgtgtgtatgtctcctgTTCTGGCTCCATGAttctccacctgctgctgatcaccggcacacatgtctcctatctactcatcagtctccacagcttatatGGCTCTCCCATTACACCAATGCCAGATCGTCCCTGTATATTGTACGACCACTACGTCAAGTCTCTTCTAAAGCTTACTCAGCTAAGTACCTTTTTTGCAAGTGTTTTTTCTGGCCTTGTGTTTTGAGTCTGTCTTCTGCTCTGCCTGAAGAATTATcctgtgctggtgatcacagcTCCTGTCATTgcctggattcctgtcagcctgcctCTCCAGCCAACTTCACCTCGCCTGTCTTCAACAGTTCCACCATGTCTGTCCTCCACCTCGGAGCCAGACCCTTGACATCTTACCTGCTCTGTGATCTTGGTGATCCACGTG ATTCACGTTCTGACGGATCCCCGAGACTCTCATCCTACGCCAACTACCACTACATCCTCGTTCCCCTGCCAACGGAACCAAGCGCTAGGATCCACGGGTCCACCGCCTGGCCAGCCCAGCCTTCCAGTACACTTGCAGGCCAGAACCAGCTCACCTCATCTCCGCTCGGAGCGCCGCAATCAACCCGCCCTGGTCGAGTCCACGGGGCGGCCACGAACTACGCCGGATCCTCAGTATTCCCCTGTCGATCTGTGCAGTAA
- the LOC122869279 gene encoding protein IQ-DOMAIN 14-like, giving the protein MRVLTSGFQRSPAPRLSSPRFVHLRSPAPRLSSPQFVRRRSPAPRLSSPRFVHLRSPAPHLSSPQFVRRRSPAPRLSSPRAVRPRLPTPYLSWFRLVRPRLPTPQLSRFRVVHPRLPTPQLSRFHPKFPAPHMPKLRPSAWIIPLPVVEDDHHVSRVFRPSGAGRQGYAMLHPLLIIHTCSQSHSCSTLDPNHSQHKSPAFTSVCVRPRL; this is encoded by the exons atg agggttcTCACCTCTGGCTTCCAGAGGTCCCCAGCTCCACGCCTGTCCAGTCCCCGGTTCGTCCAcctgaggtccccagctccgcgcCTGTCCAGTCCCCAGTTCGTCCGCcggaggtccccagctccgcgcCTGTCCAGTCCCCGGTTCGTCCAcctgaggtccccagctccgcacctgtccagtcCCCAGTTCGTCCGCcggaggtccccagctccgcgcctgtccagtccccgggccgtccgcccgaggctCCCAACCCCATACCTGTCCTGGTTCCGGTTAGTCCGTCCGAGGCTCCCAACTCCACAACTGTCCAGGTTCCGGGTCGTCCATCCGAGGCTCCCAACTCCACAACTGTCCAGGTTCCACCCGAAGTTCCCAGCTCCACACATGCCCAAACTCCGGCCGTCCGCCTGGATCATCCCGCTCCCTGTGGTGGAGGACGACCACCACGTCAGCAGGGtttttcggccctcgggagctggtCGTCAAGGATACGCCATGCTCCACCCTCtactaatcatccacacctgctcccaatcacactcttGCTCCACATTagatcccaatcacagccagcataaaagccctgcattcacctcagtatgtgtccgacctcgtttgtgA
- the LOC122869244 gene encoding deleted in malignant brain tumors 1 protein-like isoform X1 translates to MGSTQQRNLFHLIIVSLLFTLYSSASDGQVRLAGFGSTLCSGRVEIYHNTTWGTVCDDNWDLNDAKVLCRQLGCGTPLGAPPSAHFGEGTGQIWLDEIDCSGSESSLTECQHEGFGTHNCGHSEDAGVICSGVPIRLAGSTQSSGRVEIYYNNTWGTVCDNSWDLNDAEVVCRQLGSGTALSASKSALFGEGPKQIWLGDVDCSGHESSLTECQHGGFGTHNCSHSDNAGVVCSGVPIRLVGPTLCSGRVEIYYNNTWGTVCGDGWDQKDAEVVCRELGCRTALSFHFAKTPKQIWLSDVDCSGSERSLTECQHGGFGNHGCSHSKKAVVVCSAILPKPSIYINPVGEVAWGQNVSITCSISTPTQQLLHGTFTLNQTSGSFSQNQTSSTNSAPFSILKVDFYNEGLYQCQYSQHVSSPLSDSVKLSVTVPLQQPSISLTSPNRGLVWSSEGAEVTRGYSFVFTCSITSSYPEGRFFLIFSGSNITDTKPAVSHSASFNFPVAEHEHQGNYSCVYEVTLSSRKFTSTETAPVSVVIKSPLLLLVSSVAGGGLLLLLLVLLVVCLVLRRRRRAKQPGAFVQTHLTVRNSYEDDEDERDYVNAEPMGTMRTQTEQVGGVEDSDHDYEEADIADKSINAAEFFLNIEDNREEQVDEEESSDDEEDYVNEIQPFIEQTVDIYGENEDIYQNI, encoded by the exons ATGGGGAGCACACAACAGAGAAACTTGTTCCATTTGATCATAG TCTCCCttctttttactttatattcatCTGCTTCAG aCGGTCAGGTCAGATTAGCTGGATTTGGGTCTACTCTGTGCTCTGGAAGAGTTGAAATCTATCACAACACCACCTGGGGAACAGTGTGTGATGACAACTGGGACTTAAATGATGCCAAGGTGCTCTGCAGACAGTTGGGCTGTGGTACGCCACTGGGTGCCCCTCCGTCAGCCCACTTTGGTGAAGGAACTGGACAAATCTGGCTTGATGAGATAGACTGTTCAGGAAGTGAAAGTTCTCTAACCGAGTGTCAACATGAAGGATTTGGGACACACAACTGTGGACACAGTGAGGACGCTGGTGTGATCTGTTCAG GTGTGCCGATCAGATTGGCTGGGTCTACTCAGTCCTCTGGAAGAGTTGAAATCTATTATAACAACACCTGGGGAACAGTGTGTGATAACAGCTGGGACTTAAATGATGCTGAGGTGGTGTGCAGACAGTTGGGCAGTGGGACGGCTCTGAGTGCCTCTAAATCAGCCCTTTTTGGTGAAGGACCCAAACAAATCTGGCTCGGTGATGTGGACTGTTCAGGACATGAAAGTTCTCTAACTGAGTGTCAGCACGGAGGATTTGGGACACACAACTGTTCCCACAGTGACAACGCTGGTGTGGTCTGTTCAG GTGTGCCGATCAGATTAGTTGGGCCTACTTTGTGCTCTGGAAGAGTTGAAATCTACTACAACAACACCTGGGGAACAGTCTGTGGTGATGGCTGGGACCAAAAAGATGCTGAGGTGGTTTGCAGAGAGTTGGGCTGTAGGACGGCACTGAGTTTCCACTTTGCTAAAACACCCAAACAAATCTGGCTCAGTGATGTGGACTGTTCAGGAAGCGAAAGGTCTCTAACTGAGTGTCAGCACGGAGGATTTGGGAATCACGGCTGTTCACACAGTAAGAAAGCTGTTGTGGTCTGTTCAG caatcCTCCCAAAGCCCAGCATCTACATAAATCCTGTTGGTGAGGTTGCCTGGGGTCAGAATGTCAGCATCACTTGTTCAATCTCAACTCCAACTCAACAGCTTTTACATGGAACATTCACTCTGAACCAGACCTCAGGCTCATTCAGTCAGAACCAAACATCAAGTACCAACTCTGCCCCCTTCAGCATCCTTAAAGTGGACTTTTATAACGAGGGATTGTATCAGTGTCAGTATTCTCAACACGTCAGCTCGCCCCTAAGTGATTCTGTCAAACTCTCTGTTACTG tGCCACTGCAGCAACCCAGCATCTCCCTGACATCTCCTAACAGAGGGCTGGTCTGGAGCTCTGAAGGTGCAGAGGTCACCAGGGGTTACAGCTTTGTCTTCACCTGCTCCATTACCTCCAGCTATCCTGAAGGCCGTTTCTTTCTCATCTTCTCTGGTTCCAACATCACCGACACAAAGCCAGCAGTCAGCCACTCGGCCTCCTTTAACTTCCCTGTAGCTGAGCATGAACACCAGGGCAACTACAGCTGTGTGTATGAAGTCACACTGTCCTCAAGGAAATTCACTTCTACCGAAACAGCACCAGTTAGTGTTGTCATTAAAT CGCCTTTGTTACTGCTGGTCTCCTCAGTAGCAGGTGGgggcctgctgctgctcctgctggtCTTGCTGGTGGTCTGTCTAGTCCTCAGAAGAAGACGACGAGCCAAGCAGCCTGGAGCTTTCGTCCAAACTCACT TGACTGTCAGGAACAGTTATGAAGATGACGAGGACGAGAGGGACTATGTGAATGCTGAGCCAATGGGCACCATGAGGACACAGACAGAGCAAGTAGGAGGAGTGGAGGACAGTGATCATGATTATGAGGAAGCGGATATTGCAGACAAGTCCATAAATGCTGCAGAATTTTTTCTTAATATAGAGGACAACAGAGAGGAACAAGTAGATGAAGAAGAAAGcagtgatgatgaagaagacTATGTAAATGAAATCCAGCCATTTATTGAACAAACTGTGGACATTTATGGAGAAAATGAGGatatttatcaaaacatttaa
- the LOC122869244 gene encoding deleted in malignant brain tumors 1 protein-like isoform X2, whose amino-acid sequence MGSTQQRNLFHLIIVSLLFTLYSSASDGQVRLAGFGSTLCSGRVEIYHNTTWGTVCDDNWDLNDAKVLCRQLGCGTPLGAPPSAHFGEGTGQIWLDEIDCSGSESSLTECQHEGFGTHNCGHSEDAGVICSGVPIRLAGSTQSSGRVEIYYNNTWGTVCDNSWDLNDAEVVCRQLGSGTALSASKSALFGEGPKQIWLGDVDCSGHESSLTECQHGGFGTHNCSHSDNAGVVCSGVPIRLVGPTLCSGRVEIYYNNTWGTVCGDGWDQKDAEVVCRELGCRTALSFHFAKTPKQIWLSDVDCSGSERSLTECQHGGFGNHGCSHSKKAVVVCSAILPKPSIYINPVGEVAWGQNVSITCSISTPTQQLLHGTFTLNQTSGSFSQNQTSSTNSAPFSILKVDFYNEGLYQCQYSQHVSSPLSDSVKLSVTVPLQQPSISLTSPNRGLVWSSEGAEVTRGYSFVFTCSITSSYPEGRFFLIFSGSNITDTKPAVSHSASFNFPVAEHEHQGNYSCVYEVTLSSRKFTSTETAPVSVVIKSPLLLLVSSVAGGGLLLLLLVLLVVCLVLRRRRRAKQPGAFVQTHCVC is encoded by the exons ATGGGGAGCACACAACAGAGAAACTTGTTCCATTTGATCATAG TCTCCCttctttttactttatattcatCTGCTTCAG aCGGTCAGGTCAGATTAGCTGGATTTGGGTCTACTCTGTGCTCTGGAAGAGTTGAAATCTATCACAACACCACCTGGGGAACAGTGTGTGATGACAACTGGGACTTAAATGATGCCAAGGTGCTCTGCAGACAGTTGGGCTGTGGTACGCCACTGGGTGCCCCTCCGTCAGCCCACTTTGGTGAAGGAACTGGACAAATCTGGCTTGATGAGATAGACTGTTCAGGAAGTGAAAGTTCTCTAACCGAGTGTCAACATGAAGGATTTGGGACACACAACTGTGGACACAGTGAGGACGCTGGTGTGATCTGTTCAG GTGTGCCGATCAGATTGGCTGGGTCTACTCAGTCCTCTGGAAGAGTTGAAATCTATTATAACAACACCTGGGGAACAGTGTGTGATAACAGCTGGGACTTAAATGATGCTGAGGTGGTGTGCAGACAGTTGGGCAGTGGGACGGCTCTGAGTGCCTCTAAATCAGCCCTTTTTGGTGAAGGACCCAAACAAATCTGGCTCGGTGATGTGGACTGTTCAGGACATGAAAGTTCTCTAACTGAGTGTCAGCACGGAGGATTTGGGACACACAACTGTTCCCACAGTGACAACGCTGGTGTGGTCTGTTCAG GTGTGCCGATCAGATTAGTTGGGCCTACTTTGTGCTCTGGAAGAGTTGAAATCTACTACAACAACACCTGGGGAACAGTCTGTGGTGATGGCTGGGACCAAAAAGATGCTGAGGTGGTTTGCAGAGAGTTGGGCTGTAGGACGGCACTGAGTTTCCACTTTGCTAAAACACCCAAACAAATCTGGCTCAGTGATGTGGACTGTTCAGGAAGCGAAAGGTCTCTAACTGAGTGTCAGCACGGAGGATTTGGGAATCACGGCTGTTCACACAGTAAGAAAGCTGTTGTGGTCTGTTCAG caatcCTCCCAAAGCCCAGCATCTACATAAATCCTGTTGGTGAGGTTGCCTGGGGTCAGAATGTCAGCATCACTTGTTCAATCTCAACTCCAACTCAACAGCTTTTACATGGAACATTCACTCTGAACCAGACCTCAGGCTCATTCAGTCAGAACCAAACATCAAGTACCAACTCTGCCCCCTTCAGCATCCTTAAAGTGGACTTTTATAACGAGGGATTGTATCAGTGTCAGTATTCTCAACACGTCAGCTCGCCCCTAAGTGATTCTGTCAAACTCTCTGTTACTG tGCCACTGCAGCAACCCAGCATCTCCCTGACATCTCCTAACAGAGGGCTGGTCTGGAGCTCTGAAGGTGCAGAGGTCACCAGGGGTTACAGCTTTGTCTTCACCTGCTCCATTACCTCCAGCTATCCTGAAGGCCGTTTCTTTCTCATCTTCTCTGGTTCCAACATCACCGACACAAAGCCAGCAGTCAGCCACTCGGCCTCCTTTAACTTCCCTGTAGCTGAGCATGAACACCAGGGCAACTACAGCTGTGTGTATGAAGTCACACTGTCCTCAAGGAAATTCACTTCTACCGAAACAGCACCAGTTAGTGTTGTCATTAAAT CGCCTTTGTTACTGCTGGTCTCCTCAGTAGCAGGTGGgggcctgctgctgctcctgctggtCTTGCTGGTGGTCTGTCTAGTCCTCAGAAGAAGACGACGAGCCAAGCAGCCTGGAGCTTTCGTCCAAACTCACTGTGTGTGCTGA